In Halopseudomonas nanhaiensis, a single window of DNA contains:
- the mutS gene encoding DNA mismatch repair protein MutS has translation MSRAEKSASHTPMMQQYFSIKQHHPDQLLFYRMGDFYELFFDDAKKAARLLDITLTARGQSGGSPIPMAGIPFHAAEGYLARLVKLGESVVICEQIGDPATSKGPVERQVVRILTPGTVSDEALLDERRDNLLAALVGSERRFGLATLDINSGRFVATEFAGWETLLGELERLAPAELLIPDDWETDTPIERRRAVRRRAPWEFDQDSAFKSLTQQFGTKDLAGFGCADLTLGLAAAGALLGYARETQRTALPHLRGLVQERFEDSVVIDGASRRNLEIDCNLGGGRENTLLDVLDRTATAMGSRLLARWLNRPLRDMRVLQARQESIAALLDQHRHEDIHPLLKGIGDIERILARVALRSARPRDLARLRDSLGALPGLQQSLVDVQSPHVGSLAASIGTYPELAALLERAVIDNPPAVIRDGGVIKPGYDAELDDLQNISENAGQYLLDLEVRERERTGLNTLKVGYNRVHGYFIELSRGQAAQAPADYIRRQTLKGAERFITPELKTFEDKALSARSRALAREKALYDELINRLNEDLATLQDTAASLAELDVLANLAERASTLDYCRPQFVDNSQLIIHQGRHPVVENVLDSPFVANGVCLDPEIRMLVITGPNMGGKSTYMRQTALIVLLAHIGAYVPAGQVELSLMDRIFTRIGSSDDLAGGRSTFMVEMSETANILHNATEASLVLMDEVGRGTSTFDGLSLAWSAAEYLARVRAFTLFATHYFELTGLAETDPGVANVHLNATEHNDRIVFLHTVLAGPASQSYGLQVAQLAGVPRPVIERAREHLSNLERQSLSQQAATAGSTNQPLQVDLFASASHPLVDELQRLKPDELSPRQALELIYKWKEEML, from the coding sequence ATGAGCCGCGCCGAGAAATCCGCCAGCCACACGCCAATGATGCAGCAATATTTCAGCATCAAACAGCACCATCCTGATCAGTTGCTGTTCTACCGCATGGGCGATTTTTACGAGTTGTTCTTTGACGACGCGAAAAAAGCCGCCCGCCTGCTGGACATAACGCTGACCGCCCGCGGCCAGTCAGGTGGCTCGCCGATACCCATGGCCGGCATCCCCTTTCACGCTGCCGAAGGGTACCTGGCGAGACTGGTCAAGCTGGGCGAATCGGTGGTGATCTGCGAGCAGATCGGCGACCCTGCTACCAGCAAGGGACCGGTCGAGCGTCAGGTAGTTCGCATCCTCACGCCTGGCACCGTAAGTGACGAAGCACTGCTCGACGAACGCCGCGACAACCTGCTTGCCGCGCTGGTCGGCAGCGAGCGGCGATTCGGTCTGGCCACGCTGGATATCAACAGCGGCCGCTTCGTGGCCACGGAGTTCGCGGGTTGGGAGACGCTCCTGGGCGAACTGGAACGCCTGGCGCCGGCCGAGCTGCTGATTCCCGATGACTGGGAAACCGACACGCCGATCGAGCGACGGCGGGCCGTACGACGCCGCGCGCCCTGGGAGTTCGATCAGGACAGCGCCTTCAAAAGCCTCACCCAGCAATTCGGCACCAAGGATCTGGCCGGTTTCGGCTGCGCCGATCTCACGCTTGGACTGGCTGCGGCGGGCGCATTGCTGGGTTATGCACGCGAAACCCAGCGCACCGCCCTGCCACACTTGCGCGGACTGGTTCAGGAGCGCTTCGAGGACAGCGTAGTGATCGACGGCGCCAGCCGTCGCAATCTGGAAATCGACTGCAATCTGGGAGGCGGCCGCGAGAATACCCTGCTCGATGTACTCGACCGTACCGCCACGGCGATGGGCAGCCGGCTGTTGGCTCGGTGGCTGAACCGCCCACTGCGCGACATGCGCGTTCTGCAGGCGCGCCAGGAAAGCATCGCAGCCCTGCTCGACCAGCACCGCCATGAAGATATCCACCCATTGCTCAAGGGCATCGGCGACATAGAGCGCATACTTGCGCGGGTCGCCCTGCGCTCGGCCCGGCCACGCGACCTCGCCCGGTTGCGCGACTCGCTCGGCGCCCTGCCCGGCCTGCAACAGTCGCTGGTCGATGTGCAGTCACCACACGTTGGGAGCCTGGCCGCCAGCATCGGAACCTATCCCGAACTGGCCGCATTGCTGGAGCGCGCCGTCATCGACAATCCGCCCGCCGTCATCCGCGACGGCGGCGTGATCAAGCCAGGCTACGACGCAGAACTCGATGACCTGCAGAACATCAGCGAAAACGCCGGGCAGTACCTCCTCGATCTGGAAGTCAGAGAACGCGAACGGACCGGTCTGAACACGCTGAAGGTCGGCTATAACCGTGTCCACGGCTACTTCATAGAGCTGTCCAGAGGCCAGGCTGCACAGGCACCTGCCGACTACATCCGACGGCAGACACTCAAGGGCGCCGAGCGTTTCATCACACCGGAACTGAAGACCTTCGAAGACAAGGCGCTGTCGGCACGCAGCCGGGCCCTTGCACGCGAAAAGGCACTGTATGACGAGCTGATCAACCGTCTGAACGAGGACCTGGCGACGTTGCAGGACACCGCGGCCAGTCTTGCCGAGCTGGATGTGTTGGCCAATCTGGCCGAGCGCGCGAGCACGCTGGACTACTGCCGCCCGCAGTTTGTCGACAATAGTCAGCTGATCATCCACCAGGGACGTCACCCGGTCGTGGAGAACGTGCTGGATAGCCCCTTTGTGGCGAACGGCGTGTGTCTCGACCCGGAGATCCGCATGCTGGTCATCACCGGGCCGAACATGGGTGGTAAGTCGACTTACATGCGGCAGACCGCGTTGATCGTGCTGCTCGCACATATCGGCGCGTACGTACCTGCCGGTCAGGTCGAACTGTCTCTGATGGATCGAATCTTCACGCGGATCGGCTCGAGCGACGATCTCGCCGGTGGCCGCTCGACCTTCATGGTCGAAATGAGCGAGACCGCCAATATCCTGCATAACGCGACCGAGGCCAGCCTGGTGCTGATGGACGAGGTCGGACGGGGCACCAGCACCTTTGATGGTCTGTCGCTGGCCTGGTCGGCCGCCGAATACCTGGCCCGTGTGCGTGCGTTCACGCTGTTCGCCACGCACTACTTCGAGCTCACCGGGCTGGCAGAGACCGACCCCGGGGTGGCCAACGTGCATCTGAACGCTACTGAGCATAACGACCGCATCGTCTTCCTGCACACCGTTCTGGCCGGGCCAGCCAGCCAGAGCTACGGCTTGCAGGTCGCTCAGCTCGCTGGCGTGCCGCGACCGGTGATCGAGCGCGCCCGCGAACACCTTTCCAATTTGGAGCGTCAGAGCCTCAGCCAGCAGGCCGCCACGGCAGGTTCGACCAACCAGCCCTTGCAGGTCGACCTGTTCGCCAGCGCCTCACATCCGCTGGTGGATGAGTTGCAGCGACTGAAGCCGGACGAACTGTCCCCACGCCAGGCGTTGGAGCTGATCTATAAATGGAAGGAGGAAATGCTCTGA
- the fdxA gene encoding ferredoxin FdxA: MTFVVTDNCIKCKYTDCVEVCPVDCFYEGPNFLVIHPDECIDCALCEPECPANAIFSEDEVPEDQQEFTALNAELADVWPNITEKKDALPDAEEWDGVPDKLQYLER; encoded by the coding sequence ATGACTTTTGTTGTTACCGACAACTGCATCAAGTGCAAATACACCGATTGCGTTGAGGTCTGCCCTGTCGATTGCTTCTACGAAGGTCCGAACTTCCTGGTCATCCATCCGGATGAGTGCATCGACTGCGCACTGTGCGAGCCCGAATGCCCGGCGAACGCGATCTTCTCAGAAGACGAAGTCCCCGAGGATCAGCAGGAATTCACCGCCCTGAACGCGGAATTGGCCGATGTATGGCCTAACATCACCGAGAAGAAAGACGCGCTCCCTGATGCGGAAGAATGGGATGGCGTGCCAGACAAGCTGCAGTATCTCGAGCGCTGA